The window CAACACGCCTTGTACGCGCAGCCCTCGATTATGCAATCAAGGAAGGCCGCAAATCGCTTACACTTGTACATAAAGGTAATATCATGAAGTACACAGAAGGTGCCTTCAAAAACTGGGGCTATGAATTGGCTGAAAAAGAATTCGGAGATAAAGTGTTTACTTGGGCACAGTATGACCGCATTAAAGATGAGCAGGGAACTGAAGCCGCTAATAAGGCTCAGGCTGACGCAGAAGCGGAAGGCAAAATCATTGTAAAGGATGCAATTGCCGACATCTTCCTTCAGCAAATTCTTACTCGGCCAAAAGAGTTTGACGTTGTTGCAACTATGAACCTGAACGGTGACTACATTTCCGATGCCCTTGCTGCACAGGTTGGCGGAATTGGTATCGCACCAGGCGCAAACATCAACTATGAAACTGGCCATGCTATTTTTGAAGCGACTCATGGAACAGCACCTAAGTATGCAGGTCTCGACAAGGTAAACCCTTCTTCTGTTATCCTATCCGGTGTCTTGTTGCTTGAACATCTTGGCTGGAATGAAGCGGCAAACCTAATCGTAAAATCCATGGAGAAAACTATTGCTTCCAAGGTTGTCACATATGATTTTGCTCGTTTGATGGAAGGCGCCACAGAAGTTAAAACTTCGCAATTTGGCGATGAACTGATTAAGAACATGGAATAGGGATGGGAGCAGGCGGCTATGTCCGCCTGTTGGTCAATTTTAAAAAACGGAGAACAAGGGGGATATTTTCATGTCACTGAAACGCAAAAAGATTTCGGTTATCGGAAGTGGTTTCACGGGTGCCACTACAGCTTTCCTGTTGGCACAGAAGGAATTGGGAGATGTAGTTCTCGTTGATATTCCACAAATGGAAAACCCGACAAAAGGAAAAGCTCTTGACATGCTTCAGGCTGGCCCGGTACAGGGATTTGATGCGAACATCACCGGTACATCAAGCTATGAAGACACAAAAGATTCCGATATTGTCGTTATTACTGCAGGCATTGCCCGTAAGCCCGGCATGAGCCGTGACGATCTCGTCCAAACAAACCAGAAAATCATGAAAAGCGTTGCTCAGGAAGTCGTCAAGTATTCTCCTAATAGTTTCATCGTCGTTTTGACCAACCCAGTCGATGCTATGACCTATACTGTATTCAAGGAAACAGGATTCCCTAAGAACCGAGTCATTGGCCAGTCCGGCGTCCTTGACACAGCCCGTTTCCGCACTTTTATTGCCCAGGAACTGAACTTGTCTGTTAAAGATATTACAGGTTTCGTTCTTGGTGGGCATGGAGACGAAATGGTACCTCTTGTCCGTTATTCCTATGCTGGAGGCATTCCGCTAGAGACGCTCATTTCAAAGGAACGCCTGGATAGTATCGTAGAGCGTACTCGCAAAGGCGGCGGTGAAATTGTTAACCTACTAGGAAATGGGAGTGCATACTATGCTCCTGCCGCTTCCCTTGTAGAAATGTGTGAAGCTATCCTGAAAGACCAGAGGCGTGTTCTTCCATCCATTGCCTATCTAGAAGGCGAGTATGGATATGAAGGCATCTATCTTGGTGTACCTACCATCCTTGGTGCTAACGGTATCGAAAAAGTTATTGAACTTGAGTTGACGGAAGAGGAAAAGGCTGCACTTGATAAGTCTGCCGAGGCTGTCAGAAATGTCATGACTGTCCTAGCGTAAATCGAGACCTAACAAAATTCGGGGGCAGCCCCCGAATTTTTTGCTAACTTGAAAGTGTTTTTAGTATTGTGCATAGGATGGCTTTTAGAAATTTATTTTTTTAGCAATGGAATAAATCGATTAATTTTGGCTGTGCCTGGTTCTTGACGACCCAGCAGGTAAAGAGAAAAAGGGTAGGGTCGTCAATAAAGGTTCTTGACGACCCTGCTGGTTAAGAAATAAAAGGTGCGGTCGTCAATAGAGGTTCTTGGCGACCCTGCAGGTAAAGAAATGGATAGTGCGGTCGTCAATAGAGATTCTTAACGACTTTGAAGGTAAAGAATTTAAGGGCAGAGTCGTCAATAAAGGTTCACTAACCTTTTTTACCGTTAGGATTTCATTGTAGAGACATCGGGGGAGAAAATGCGGATGTATTTTCGAACGAGTCTTCGCGTACAGCCAACAATTCCAATAAATAAACAAAATCCATTAACACAGCTTTCTAAAAGCATATAATGCATGTCAGTCCTTTGGGTAAAATAATTACTTACACCCATTAAAAAGCATTAAGACCAAATTCCGCTTCCGCTGGAGGTGCCAACAGTGATTTTAGGAAAAAAGCGCAAATTAGGCAGAAGGATTGAGGAAATTAAACCCGGCGAAAAATTGGCCCTTACTGAAAAAATTGAGGATAGGGATTTGCTTCTGTATCTCGGCCTTACAAATGATGCAAACCCACTTTATATTCAGCATGACTATGCATCGCAAACACCCTATGGAAAACCAATTGTTCCAGCAGTTATGCTGATAGGTGTTATTACCTCAGCCATAACTAAATATCTTCCTGGGCCTGGAAGCCACATCTTATCCCAGGAACTTGAGTTTCCAAAGCCAGTCTACCATTATGGAACCGTAGATTTTCTGCTTGAAGTGATTGAGGTAGATGAGAAGAAGCATGCGATTACCATTTCAATCGAAGGCACGAATGAAAAAAAAGAGCCGGTTATAACAGGAAAAGTGAAAGTCTGCCCTCCCCATCCTCTTGCTGATATGGATGGCAGCGTACTTGAAAACTTTTAAGGCAGCTAAAAAGCTGTCTTTTTCTTGTTCAAGGAAATTATAGTTTTGGCCACTGTGGATACTTTTATTACTGAGCGTATCTACGTCTAGCTCCAGCGCCTATCGCCTAGCAAACTTCAGGCCTCCTCCCTACGATAAGTCATCATCGAATCGCTAGCGCTCTTCGTGATTCCTTTATCTCAGCCGAAGTCCCTCCATTTTGTACGGCGATTACCAAGGCGCTTGCGCTTTTGTTCTTTGTTTTTGGAAAAGTCCGGAGTTCATATGATTTCGTAGGCATTTTTGATAACACTTCAGCTAAAAATAGAAGTTAAACCAAGCCATTTAAGCTTAAAGAAATGCCAAAGGGCAGGGACTTTACTGAATGGAGCGGAGGACACGCAGCCCGCCGGATATTCGCAATCTGATAAACTCAATAAGTCCCTTTATGCTTGGTTAACATGTGTTCAGAAAGGAAACCTGGATAAATCAGCACCTATTTTGGTATACGCAGGAGATTTCGCTTTTCTTGAAGCCATTATTTTTTTCCTATACTATAGAATTGATAGAAACTTTAAAAGTAGAAGAACAATAAAAGAACCGGGGGACATTATGAAGAAAAAAGTGCTGGTTGTGGATGATGAACAGTCTATTGTTACGTTATTAAAGTACAATCTTGAGCAAGGCGGCTATGAGGTAATCACCGCTATGGATGGAGAAGAAGGCCGGGAAACAGCTTTGCGGGATAAACCGGACATGATTATTCTGGACCTCATGCTTCCTGGCATAGACGGAATTGAAGTGTGCAAACAGCTGCGCCAGCAAAAAATTATGATTCCCATCCTCATGTTGACAGCGAAGGATGATGAACTTGATAAGATTCTTGGCCTTGAACTTGGCGCGGATGATTATATGGTGAAACCATTTAGCCCGAGGGAGGTTCTTGCCCGTGTCAAAGCAATTCTCCGAAGATCCGCTCAATTCCAGGAAAAGCAACAGGAGGAGCCCGTCGAACAGGAAGCAATACAGATTGGGGCCTTGAAGGTCTACCCTGATCGGTTTGAAGCGTTTTTCAATGAAGAGGTCCTCGAACTGACTCTTAAAGAGTTCGAATTGCTCAATTGCCTGGCACAAAACAAAAACCGTGTCCTGACCAGAGATCAGCTTCTTAGCACCGTCTGGAATTATGACTTCGCAGGAGATACAAGGATTGTGGATGTACATATATCTCATCTTAGGGAAAAAATAGAGTCAGATACCAAAAAGCCGCAATATATTAAAACAATCCGGGGGTTGGGCTATAAACTAGAGGAGCCTAAAGGAGAATGACAAAATATAGGACAAGGCTTTTAATTGCCCTTGTCTTCCTGATTGTTGTAGTTCTGCTTGGTCTCGGACTTTTACTCGGACAGTTGTTCAAGGATTATTATATCGACTCGTTCTATGAGCGTCTCGAAAAAGAAGGTAACCTTGTCAGCCGTTATATAGAGGATTATGGAGGCCTTGAAGGCACCGATAAGCAGGAATTGGGCAAGTTTGGCGATGATCTGGGAGCAGGTATTATTCTGGCTGACAGAAAGGGCAATATTTTATACAGCAGCAGGGAAGCAGCTTTAAACACCGAAGGAATGGTGAAGGACGCCATTTCCGGTAAGAAGGAGCGGAAGCGTTTCTTTAACTTAAAAGATGATCAAGATACACATTATTATTGGACTGAAATAAGTAATGGAGACATAACCGAAGGCTACCTTTTTCTAAGTCTTGCATCAAGTGAGTTAAAAGATGCGTACAAAAATATATGGTGGCTTCTTTCCATTAGCCTTTTCCTTGCTCTTATTATCATAACGCTTCTGGGGATGAGAATCACCAAGCGGTATGCAAAGCCCATCGAATCGGCTGCCAATGTTGCTATGGAGCTTGCCAAAGGGAATTACCGTGCACGTACTTATGTAGAAGATAAGGTTGATGAAACAGGACTGCTGAGTTCTTCTATCAATGTTTTGGCCAGGAATCTCGAGGATATGGCCAGATCTCAGGAAATGCAGCAGGAACGGCTGACCACCCTGATTGAAAATATCGGAAGCGGTCTGGTTCTTATTGATAGCCGCGGATTTATCAACTTAATAAACCGGGGATATAGCGATATTTTTGATGTCGATTCGGCAGATGTGCTTAATAAACAATATTATGAGGCGATTCCATACCCGGAAATTAATGAAATGATTGAAACTATCTTTATCACTGAGAAAAAGCAGCATGCGCAGGTCGTCCTTCCAATCTCGATTGAACGAAGACATTTTGATGTATCAGCACTCCCAATTATCAGTACCCATAGTGTCTGGAAAGGGGTCTTGCTCGTATTTCATGATATTACTGAGCTCAAGAAACTGGAGCAAGTGCGCAAGGATTTTGTTGCAAACGTATCTCACGAGTTAAAGACACCGATTACATCTATTAAGGGATTTACTGAAACATTGCTTGACGGGGCAATGAACGATGAAAAAGCGCTTCGGGATTTCCTTTCGATTATACAGAAGGAAAGCGACAGGATTCAGCATCTAATTCAGGATCTACTTGATTTATCAAAAATAGAACAGCATAATTTCCGGCTCGATATTTCTAAATTTGATGTCGTAAGCCTTGTGAAGGAGGTCACGACTCTCCTTGAAGGAAGGGCAACCGAAAAAAATATTACGGTTAACGTCTTCAATGACCCAGAACAACTGGAGATGGAAGGAGATCCATACCGGCTCAAGCAAGTTATCATTAATTTAATGTCAAATGCCATTGCATATACTCCCCGGGACGGGCAAATTGAAGTAACTGTTCAAGATACCGGGAAAAGGGTAAGACTGATGGTGAAGGATAATGGTATGGGAATAGCACCGGCCGAAATTCCAAGGATATTTGAACGTTTTTACAGGGTGGATAGGGACAGAAGCAGGAATTCAGGCGGAACTGGCCTTGGCCTTGCGATTGTAAAACATATTGTAGAAGCCCATCATGGAAAAATTGTCGTGAAGAGCAACCCTGGCAATGGAAGTGAATTCATTCTCGAGTTCAGGAAGTCATTCAGGGGCAGGTCTAAAAGATGACCGTTTAAGGATGGAATTTTTAACATGCTATAGCTGTCTGGCGGGTTTTGCGAAATGAGGAGGAATTGATTTGGAAAAGAAAAAATTAGTTTTAATTGACGGAAACAGCATTGCCTACCGTGCCTTTTTTGCATTGCCGCTCCTGAACAATGAAAGAGGCATCCATACAAACGCTGTGTATGGTTTTACAATGATGCTGAACAAAATACTTGAGGATGAAAAACCGACTCATATGCTTGTAGCGTTTGATGCCGGCAAGACAACATTCCGCCATAGCACGTTCAGCGAGTATAAAGGCGGCAGGCAAAAAACACCGCCAGAGCTTTCCGAACAATTCCCATTCATCCGTGAATTGCTGGATGCCTACCAAATTCCACGATATGAACTTGAAAATTATGAGGCAGATGATATCATTGGAACTCTTTCCTTAAAGGCGGAACAGGAAGGGTATGATGTCAGGGTCATTTCCGGAGACAAGGATTTAACCCAGCTTTCTTCTGATAAAACAACTGTCGGAATTACAAGGAAGGGTATCACCGACATTGAGGAGTATACTCCGGAACATATAAAAGAAAAATACGGGCTTGCGCCGTGGCAAATAATTGATATGAAGGGGCTTATGGGAGATTCTTCAGATAATATTCCAGGGGTTCCAGGTGTAGGTGAGAAGACAGCAATTAAGCTGTTAAAAGAATTTGAAACGCTTGAAAAGCTCCTGGAATCGACTGACAAGGTTTCCGGGAAAAAGCTGCGTGAAAAGCTTGAAGAATTCAGGCAGCAGGCAATCATGAGCAAAGAATTGGCCACGATTACAAGAGAAGCTCCCGTTGAGATTCAACTCGATAATATTTCATTTGAGGGCTATGATCGGGAGAAACTTATTTCGATTTATAAAGAGCTTGGCTTCAATTCACTTTTAGAGAAATTAGGGGGAGACGAGGGCGTCGGAGCAGATGACACTGAGCTTACCGAAGTTGACGTTGAAATACTTGACGAAATAACTCCTGATTTATTAACAGATGATTCGGCACTTTATGTCGAGATTCTTGATGATAATTACCATTATGCAGATATCATCGGTTTTTCAATTGTAAATGAAAAAGGGAACTATTTTATTCCTTCAACAATTGCCTTCGAGTCGCAGGCATTTAAGGAATGGGCAGAGGATGAATCCAGCCTTAAAGTCGTGTACGATGCAAAAGGTACTGAGGTTGCACTTAGGCGCCGCGGAATTCATTTGAAGGGTGTCGTATTCGATGTATTCATTGCCGCTTATATTACCGACCCAACCGCGAGCTTTGATGATCTTTCTGCGATTGAAAAGAAATACCGGTTAAAGAATGTACAGGCTGATGATACCTTCTATGGACGGGGGGCAAAAAGGAAAGTTCCGGAACAGGCAGAACTTGCTGGCCATCTTGTGCGGAAGGGTATTGCTATCCGTAAGCTAAAGCCTCTTTTAGAAAAGGATTTGCGGGAAAACGGGCAGTATGAACTTTTTACAGAGCTCGAAATGCCATTGACGCTTGTGCTTGCCGATATGGAATCTGCGGGTGTAAAAGTGGACCTTGGGCAATTGAAAGCGATGGGCAAAGAGCTTCTTGAAAAATTGGCTGTCATAGAAGAACAAATCCATGAAATGGCTGGCGAAAAGTTTAATATCAATTCGCCAAAACAGCTGGGCACGATACTTTTTGAAAAACTAGGCATGCCGCATGGCAAAAAAACAAAAACAGGCTACTCCACATCAGCTGATGTATTGGAGAAGCTTTCTGCAGATCATGAAATTATCCGGCTGATCCTTGATTACAGGCAGTTAGGAAAACTTCAATCAACCTATATTGACGGGCTTTTGAAAGTCGTTGACCCTAAAACTGATAAAGTCCATACCCGCTTTAATCAAGCGCTAACTGCTACAGGCAGGCTTAGCTCAACGGATCCCAATCTGCAAAACATTCCTATCCGTCTTGAGGAAGGCAGGAAAATCCGGAAAGCATTTGTTCCATCTGAAGAAGGATGGGTCATATTTGCTGCAGACTATTCACAAATTGAACTGCGAGTGCTTGCCCATATTGCTGATGATGAGAAGCTCATTGATGCGTTTAAATCCGGGGAAGACATCCATACAAAAACTGCGATGGCCGTTTTCCATGTCGAGGCAGATGAGGTCACTTCTAATATGCGCCGCCATGCCAAGGCAGTTAACTTCGGGATTGTATATGGAATAAGTGATTTCGGTCTTTCCCAAAGCCTTGGGATTACCAGGAAGGAAGCAGGCCAGTTCATTGAACGCTACTTGCATAGCTACCCGGGTGTCCAGGACTATATGGAGGATATCGTCAAAATCGCCAAGCAGCAGGGCTATGTGACCACGTTGCTGCATAGAAGGCGGTATATTCCCGAAATTACAAGCCGCAACTTCAACCTGAGAAGCTTTGCAGAGCGGACAGCCATGAATACTCCAATCCAGGGAACTGCTGCAGATATTATAAAAAAAGCGATGGTCGAGATGGCTGATGCGTTAAGAAAAGAAGGTCTGAAGTCGAAGCTTCTTCTTTCCGTACATGACGAATTGATTTTTGAAGCACCAAAGGAAGAAATTGCAGTACTTGAAAAGCTTGTTCCTGAAGTTATGGAAAATGCAATCGAATTAAAGGTGCCTTTAAAGGTCGATTATTCATACGGACCGTCATGGTACGATGCAAAATAATGAATCAGTTTCTTCATAAAAGGAGGTGCCCGATTGCCTGAGCTTCCAGAGGTAGAAACGGTCCGAAAAACACTTGAACATTTAATTATTGGTAAAAAAATTAAAAATGTCTCGGTATTTTGGCCGAAAATGGTTAAAAATCCAGTGGATACAGAACAGTTCACAGATGCCCTAATGGGGCAGAGTTTTCTTGAAATCGGCAGACGGGGAAAGTTCCTGCTTCTTTATACTGATGACTTTACATTAGTTTCCCATCTGCGCATGGAAGGAAAATATTCGCTTGATTCGGCGGAGGAACCTGTTAATAAGCATACCCACGTAATTTTTCACTTTGAAGATGGATTCGAACTAAGGTACCGGGATGTCCGCAAATTCGGCACGATGCATTTATTCCTTAAAGGAACAGAATTTGAACAAGCGCCATTATTTGGGCTAGGACCGGAGCCTTTCTCAGTGGAATTCACTCCGGAATATCTTGCAGGAAAGCTTGCAAGAACCAACCGAAAGATTAAGCCGGCTCTATTAGACCAGACAATACTGGTCGGACTCGGCAATATTTATGTAGATGAGGCGCTGTTTAGGGCAAGAATTCATCCGGAGCGCCTCGCTAGCTCCCTTACAGAGGAAGAAATCGAGGTTCTCTACGACCAGATTGTCGCAACCCTTGGGGAAGCGGTTGAAAAGGGTGGAAGTACAATCCGATCCTATATAAATTCTCAAGGGCAGATGGGCATGTTTCAGCAGGAGCTGCTTGTTTACGGACGGAAGGATGAAGAATGCAAAGCCTGCGGGAATCCGCTTTCGAAGAGTGTTGTTGGAGGAAGGGGCACTCATTTTTGCCCTAACTGCCAAAGGCTTCAGGATGGCGGGGGAACAGTATGACACTTACAATTGGATTAACTGGCGGAATCGCGAGCGGCAAAAGTACAGTCTCCCGGATGTGTATGGAAATGGGAATGCCGGTTATTGATGCCGATGTTGAGGCACGCCTCGCCGTAGAGCCAGGTGAACCTGCCTATGAAAAAATAGTCTCCAGCTTTGGAAAAAGCATTCTCCTGCCTGATGGCGGGATTGATCGGCCGGCACTCGGCTCAATTGTGTTTAATAATGAAGAAAAGCGGCTGTTATTAAATTCTTTTGTACATCCAGAAGTTAGAAGAAGGATGCTTGGTAAAAAGGAGGATGCTATAAAAGCTGGAGCCCGAACGGTCATCCTTGATATCCCGCTCCTCTTTGAAAGCAAGCTGCAGTATATGGCTGATAAAACAGTTGTTGTTTATGTGGATCGTGAAGTTCAGCTAACCCGGCTGATGGAAAGGAATGCTTTTTCCAAAGAAGAGGCAGAGTCGCGCATCGGTTCGCA is drawn from Bacillus sp. FJAT-18017 and contains these coding sequences:
- the icd gene encoding NADP-dependent isocitrate dehydrogenase, whose translation is MQGEKITVQNGVLNVPNNPVVPFIEGDGTGPDIWASSVRVLDAAVEKAYKGEKKIVWKEVLAGEKAFNQTGEWLPKETLETINEYLIAIKGPLTTPIGGGIRSLNVALRQELDLFVCLRPVRWFEGVPSPVKRPQDTDMVIFRENTEDIYAGIEYQKGSDEVKKLIDFLQTEMGVNKIRFPETSGIGIKPVSEEGTTRLVRAALDYAIKEGRKSLTLVHKGNIMKYTEGAFKNWGYELAEKEFGDKVFTWAQYDRIKDEQGTEAANKAQADAEAEGKIIVKDAIADIFLQQILTRPKEFDVVATMNLNGDYISDALAAQVGGIGIAPGANINYETGHAIFEATHGTAPKYAGLDKVNPSSVILSGVLLLEHLGWNEAANLIVKSMEKTIASKVVTYDFARLMEGATEVKTSQFGDELIKNME
- the mdh gene encoding malate dehydrogenase — protein: MSLKRKKISVIGSGFTGATTAFLLAQKELGDVVLVDIPQMENPTKGKALDMLQAGPVQGFDANITGTSSYEDTKDSDIVVITAGIARKPGMSRDDLVQTNQKIMKSVAQEVVKYSPNSFIVVLTNPVDAMTYTVFKETGFPKNRVIGQSGVLDTARFRTFIAQELNLSVKDITGFVLGGHGDEMVPLVRYSYAGGIPLETLISKERLDSIVERTRKGGGEIVNLLGNGSAYYAPAASLVEMCEAILKDQRRVLPSIAYLEGEYGYEGIYLGVPTILGANGIEKVIELELTEEEKAALDKSAEAVRNVMTVLA
- a CDS encoding MaoC/PaaZ C-terminal domain-containing protein; protein product: MILGKKRKLGRRIEEIKPGEKLALTEKIEDRDLLLYLGLTNDANPLYIQHDYASQTPYGKPIVPAVMLIGVITSAITKYLPGPGSHILSQELEFPKPVYHYGTVDFLLEVIEVDEKKHAITISIEGTNEKKEPVITGKVKVCPPHPLADMDGSVLENF
- a CDS encoding response regulator transcription factor, whose protein sequence is MKKKVLVVDDEQSIVTLLKYNLEQGGYEVITAMDGEEGRETALRDKPDMIILDLMLPGIDGIEVCKQLRQQKIMIPILMLTAKDDELDKILGLELGADDYMVKPFSPREVLARVKAILRRSAQFQEKQQEEPVEQEAIQIGALKVYPDRFEAFFNEEVLELTLKEFELLNCLAQNKNRVLTRDQLLSTVWNYDFAGDTRIVDVHISHLREKIESDTKKPQYIKTIRGLGYKLEEPKGE
- the pnpS gene encoding two-component system histidine kinase PnpS, with product MTKYRTRLLIALVFLIVVVLLGLGLLLGQLFKDYYIDSFYERLEKEGNLVSRYIEDYGGLEGTDKQELGKFGDDLGAGIILADRKGNILYSSREAALNTEGMVKDAISGKKERKRFFNLKDDQDTHYYWTEISNGDITEGYLFLSLASSELKDAYKNIWWLLSISLFLALIIITLLGMRITKRYAKPIESAANVAMELAKGNYRARTYVEDKVDETGLLSSSINVLARNLEDMARSQEMQQERLTTLIENIGSGLVLIDSRGFINLINRGYSDIFDVDSADVLNKQYYEAIPYPEINEMIETIFITEKKQHAQVVLPISIERRHFDVSALPIISTHSVWKGVLLVFHDITELKKLEQVRKDFVANVSHELKTPITSIKGFTETLLDGAMNDEKALRDFLSIIQKESDRIQHLIQDLLDLSKIEQHNFRLDISKFDVVSLVKEVTTLLEGRATEKNITVNVFNDPEQLEMEGDPYRLKQVIINLMSNAIAYTPRDGQIEVTVQDTGKRVRLMVKDNGMGIAPAEIPRIFERFYRVDRDRSRNSGGTGLGLAIVKHIVEAHHGKIVVKSNPGNGSEFILEFRKSFRGRSKR
- the polA gene encoding DNA polymerase I, coding for MEKKKLVLIDGNSIAYRAFFALPLLNNERGIHTNAVYGFTMMLNKILEDEKPTHMLVAFDAGKTTFRHSTFSEYKGGRQKTPPELSEQFPFIRELLDAYQIPRYELENYEADDIIGTLSLKAEQEGYDVRVISGDKDLTQLSSDKTTVGITRKGITDIEEYTPEHIKEKYGLAPWQIIDMKGLMGDSSDNIPGVPGVGEKTAIKLLKEFETLEKLLESTDKVSGKKLREKLEEFRQQAIMSKELATITREAPVEIQLDNISFEGYDREKLISIYKELGFNSLLEKLGGDEGVGADDTELTEVDVEILDEITPDLLTDDSALYVEILDDNYHYADIIGFSIVNEKGNYFIPSTIAFESQAFKEWAEDESSLKVVYDAKGTEVALRRRGIHLKGVVFDVFIAAYITDPTASFDDLSAIEKKYRLKNVQADDTFYGRGAKRKVPEQAELAGHLVRKGIAIRKLKPLLEKDLRENGQYELFTELEMPLTLVLADMESAGVKVDLGQLKAMGKELLEKLAVIEEQIHEMAGEKFNINSPKQLGTILFEKLGMPHGKKTKTGYSTSADVLEKLSADHEIIRLILDYRQLGKLQSTYIDGLLKVVDPKTDKVHTRFNQALTATGRLSSTDPNLQNIPIRLEEGRKIRKAFVPSEEGWVIFAADYSQIELRVLAHIADDEKLIDAFKSGEDIHTKTAMAVFHVEADEVTSNMRRHAKAVNFGIVYGISDFGLSQSLGITRKEAGQFIERYLHSYPGVQDYMEDIVKIAKQQGYVTTLLHRRRYIPEITSRNFNLRSFAERTAMNTPIQGTAADIIKKAMVEMADALRKEGLKSKLLLSVHDELIFEAPKEEIAVLEKLVPEVMENAIELKVPLKVDYSYGPSWYDAK
- the mutM gene encoding DNA-formamidopyrimidine glycosylase; its protein translation is MPELPEVETVRKTLEHLIIGKKIKNVSVFWPKMVKNPVDTEQFTDALMGQSFLEIGRRGKFLLLYTDDFTLVSHLRMEGKYSLDSAEEPVNKHTHVIFHFEDGFELRYRDVRKFGTMHLFLKGTEFEQAPLFGLGPEPFSVEFTPEYLAGKLARTNRKIKPALLDQTILVGLGNIYVDEALFRARIHPERLASSLTEEEIEVLYDQIVATLGEAVEKGGSTIRSYINSQGQMGMFQQELLVYGRKDEECKACGNPLSKSVVGGRGTHFCPNCQRLQDGGGTV
- the coaE gene encoding dephospho-CoA kinase (Dephospho-CoA kinase (CoaE) performs the final step in coenzyme A biosynthesis.) yields the protein MTLTIGLTGGIASGKSTVSRMCMEMGMPVIDADVEARLAVEPGEPAYEKIVSSFGKSILLPDGGIDRPALGSIVFNNEEKRLLLNSFVHPEVRRRMLGKKEDAIKAGARTVILDIPLLFESKLQYMADKTVVVYVDREVQLTRLMERNAFSKEEAESRIGSQMQLSEKAAMADAVINNNGTVEETKRQLLEILEKWQAGY